One Eubacterium sp. 1001713B170207_170306_E7 genomic region harbors:
- a CDS encoding AAA family ATPase — protein MFSELYLENFKSFEKFNADFTKIKNFPKKAIVIYGENGAGKSNIVYAFQFLQESIQTLDFQIQFNELMDKETIYKSKKSLLRFLSETRPMDFLSLAEDCVMVDAEGKSVVEYHFVIDGAEGNYRLTFDTEGVKEESLYYKIKTSRGELFKITNDKVMLSKSVFYHTELREMLEELIQQYWGKHTFLSILNKEFKEKNKSYFSKRINQNFFKVFYFFKSFITKCKKSHSISQIGGLHYRFLNRLDAGKILKKEEKTLQTKEDVLRIFLTALVSDIKDVYYKTWLADDPEYIEYELMLKKRIGNQLRDISIRLESTGTINLIDLLAPVLEAYIGNTVIIDEADTGMHDLLFNELIKHEVESMEGQMILTTHNTTLLNEISHEYIYILLLDENGNKKLVSLGEFERIYPNHNVQTRYLEGLYGGVPFIGYFDFEEIKDVLNG, from the coding sequence ATGTTTTCTGAATTATATTTAGAGAATTTTAAGTCGTTTGAAAAATTCAATGCTGATTTTACTAAAATCAAGAATTTTCCTAAAAAAGCGATTGTTATTTATGGAGAAAATGGAGCGGGTAAATCAAACATCGTCTATGCATTTCAATTTTTACAGGAATCTATCCAAACGCTGGATTTTCAGATTCAATTCAATGAGTTGATGGATAAAGAAACAATTTATAAAAGTAAAAAAAGTTTGTTAAGATTTTTGTCAGAAACGCGTCCGATGGATTTTTTATCATTAGCGGAAGATTGTGTCATGGTGGATGCAGAAGGTAAAAGTGTCGTAGAATACCATTTTGTCATTGATGGTGCTGAAGGGAATTATCGACTGACTTTTGACACAGAAGGTGTAAAAGAGGAAAGCCTGTACTATAAAATAAAGACTTCACGGGGGGAACTTTTTAAAATTACAAACGATAAGGTGATGCTCTCAAAAAGTGTATTTTATCATACAGAGTTAAGAGAAATGCTTGAGGAATTAATTCAGCAGTACTGGGGTAAGCACACCTTCTTATCTATTCTGAATAAAGAGTTTAAGGAAAAGAATAAATCCTATTTTTCAAAACGGATCAATCAAAATTTTTTTAAAGTATTTTACTTTTTTAAAAGTTTTATTACAAAATGCAAGAAATCTCATTCTATCTCACAGATTGGAGGTTTGCACTATCGGTTTTTAAATAGACTGGATGCTGGCAAAATACTTAAAAAAGAAGAAAAGACGCTGCAAACAAAAGAAGATGTTCTGAGAATTTTTTTAACAGCTTTAGTATCCGATATCAAAGATGTTTACTATAAAACGTGGCTTGCCGATGATCCAGAATATATTGAATATGAATTAATGCTCAAAAAAAGAATCGGTAATCAGTTGAGAGACATCAGTATTCGTCTGGAATCAACAGGGACCATTAATTTGATCGATCTGCTTGCGCCTGTTTTAGAAGCATATATTGGCAATACCGTCATTATTGATGAAGCCGATACCGGTATGCATGATCTTTTGTTTAATGAATTAATTAAGCATGAAGTAGAGTCCATGGAAGGACAGATGATTCTTACAACACATAATACGACACTCTTAAATGAAATCAGCCACGAATATATTTATATTTTGTTACTTGACGAAAATGGAAATAAAAAATTAGTAAGCTTAGGAGAATTTGAAAGAATTTATCCAAACCATAATGTTCAGACAAGATATTTAGAGGGACTCTATGGAGGCGTGCCTTTTATTGGATATTTTGACTTTGAGGAAATTAAGGATGTTTTAAATGGATAA
- a CDS encoding WXG100 family type VII secretion target, translated as MAIGGNIGISSEVLQEKASQFGAKAEEFESLVGEMRNMVNSLEEGWAGNAFQSFVTQFEGLEPSFNATRDLITQIQQALINAEASYTEFDQQMASAGR; from the coding sequence ATGGCAATTGGTGGAAATATTGGTATCAGTAGCGAAGTGTTACAGGAAAAAGCAAGTCAGTTTGGCGCAAAGGCTGAAGAATTTGAATCTTTAGTCGGTGAAATGAGAAACATGGTGAACTCATTGGAAGAAGGATGGGCAGGGAATGCCTTCCAGTCCTTTGTAACCCAGTTTGAAGGATTAGAACCCAGCTTTAATGCCACAAGAGATCTGATCACGCAGATTCAGCAGGCACTCATTAATGCAGAAGCCAGCTATACTGAATTTGACCAGCAGATGGCCAGCGCCGGAAGATAG
- a CDS encoding Ig-like domain-containing protein: MKRTKRLIALILVVLLCLSTIPTGIFAEGNTQTVTDEATIQLEENQVDEKSAENAANDIFSVEKNENVLESQEDLTEEEIIQEATEPEASGDNNGLPETSQNKTQENVAVPASDEETIPGKETAVADFTYDTKYDGTLVLTAYTGNAADVVVPSEINGLKVTEIGPWGGTSWATTYKEVVKSVTVPEGVTSIGSGVFKDCPNLTTVDMPSTLMACAGFENCPIKTADGFKKATKLSNLSFKGQPIEDVSALAGCSNLNYFGIENTSMTDLKGVKGIKSLQHISILTVSNNKLTSFDGIEGMNIGTIYASHNAIRNVSALKNSRNLSILWLDNNELKNMSDIKGLEDVAFVREIIFRENRLTSLNGIEKITSLYRVELGDNPDLKDISPLKKLDNLSEVTLSGTSVSAEDQFDLMQIKDQTIRPGSIRTFKGKPETISYQQLQVSVENPEIAELKIASYNNGLEITGKKIGQTKATIAYENSGVTYKKDLTLTVTDGVVPQDFNYKVNNDGQTLTITEYHGPGGIVVFPDKIDGKSVTVIDSLGYNFDRNIITGIIVPEGIKGIGLSTFYGFSNLSSVELPSTLEGQVGFQNCALTDLKGFEKLKKVTSLELSGNKITDISDIPKESKDIYSVNLSGNPVEDITALAQFKNLKIIDLKDTNIAEISALKELYNLFNVNLTNTQVKDVSFFKEFPNLYQLVLDGTLVSDADRLNFVSLSDISVLEGYHAYLETSAPSGVLESQKMLLETSDSEIVRIERDEYSQNYKMTGLKAGETTVVFHYGKEQAAPFKVIVKGIQAVQPVGKPIGELPTVMPESRFALYADGNLWNFGGKTPELIHDKVKEYVQPYQILGEKTYNYSAILDFDNNLLVRDLSQAENKHPNISATEYTKTVENVKEYSRLHALNHKNELFRITGEKISDQVDDYYDIIPGGSVVLGVCYLKEGNLYEKTDAGEKVVASDVKALIKPEGYSLGGYGMYGYITEDNIYYICHWEKQSDNLMSYDYELKIEKCSEQIDAVYDNFFINGEGTSFVAPYGTSWYKPPTGGTVFKISDQKIKVTAYQLTISGSGDVYECHFADDRNHLWKWRTDNGELVLVTDQFDTFVDSGYSYKTKDGKVFTLSGQDVTPPANVLFQGRNFTLKTDHIAYRGDIAVLDKVSQMVGDNKFEEAYAIREDGTIWSLENGPKLYLDGSQKDEDVAVWNMTLTDKASIPKGALQRLVPVFEPANATNQKVDWSSDNEAVAAVDKSGFVTGITTGTAVITAKSEDGEKTASCQVTVIETEKQTIVQDDVQMDVFIPQGAVPEGYSVTMDNTKIPEEEQKTIEEYYKDNYKSIVKFMDLKMADKDGNTISQFNEALTIRIKIDQNIDNLKCLTIVYIMDGGYPQVIPTTITEDGYAVFTTDHFSQYALIETKNENSTTDVQENIPVNISVESVELDKTDAALKIGETTMLTATITPENATNKNVSWTSSDEKVATVKGGVVTALAEGRAAITVTTEDGEKTDVCNVTVSGEKPVTVPVTGVSLDIGKAALKVNETTALTAKITPENATNKNVSWSSSDEKVAAVKGGVVTAVGEGKATIIVTTEDGNKTAECTVTVTKKEEPKPTDPTTPTVKPEDNNPSGGNGTKTDTTVQTAAQNNGSNPGTALTNQEKTSTLLVMCTVTALCGLAIFSIKRKQTK, encoded by the coding sequence ATGAAAAGGACAAAACGATTAATCGCTTTAATTCTGGTGGTGCTACTGTGTTTATCAACCATACCGACAGGAATTTTTGCTGAAGGTAACACCCAAACAGTAACAGATGAGGCCACAATACAACTAGAAGAAAATCAAGTGGATGAAAAAAGCGCAGAAAATGCAGCCAATGATATATTTTCTGTTGAAAAAAATGAAAATGTGCTGGAAAGCCAGGAGGATTTGACGGAAGAGGAAATTATTCAAGAAGCCACCGAACCCGAAGCTTCTGGAGATAATAATGGACTTCCAGAAACAAGCCAGAACAAAACCCAGGAAAATGTGGCAGTTCCTGCATCAGACGAAGAAACCATTCCTGGTAAAGAAACAGCTGTTGCAGATTTTACCTATGACACAAAATACGATGGGACGCTCGTATTGACTGCTTATACTGGCAACGCTGCTGATGTGGTAGTTCCCAGTGAAATTAATGGTCTTAAGGTGACTGAGATTGGCCCATGGGGAGGAACAAGCTGGGCTACGACCTATAAAGAGGTAGTTAAAAGTGTGACAGTGCCAGAGGGTGTTACCAGTATTGGCAGCGGTGTTTTTAAGGACTGCCCGAATTTAACAACGGTTGATATGCCTTCGACCTTGATGGCTTGTGCAGGTTTTGAAAACTGTCCGATTAAGACGGCTGATGGATTTAAAAAAGCGACTAAGTTAAGTAATCTCAGCTTTAAAGGACAGCCCATTGAAGATGTCAGTGCTTTGGCAGGTTGTTCTAACTTAAACTATTTTGGAATAGAAAACACAAGTATGACGGATCTGAAAGGTGTCAAAGGAATTAAATCCCTTCAGCATATCTCAATTTTAACAGTCTCAAATAATAAACTAACATCTTTCGATGGAATTGAAGGCATGAATATTGGAACGATTTATGCTTCACATAATGCCATCCGTAATGTTTCGGCACTGAAGAATAGTAGGAATTTGAGCATATTATGGTTAGATAACAATGAATTAAAAAATATGTCGGATATTAAAGGGCTCGAAGACGTCGCATTTGTTCGGGAAATTATTTTCAGAGAAAATCGCCTCACCTCACTGAACGGCATTGAAAAAATAACCAGTCTGTACCGTGTTGAGTTAGGTGATAACCCGGATTTAAAAGATATTTCGCCCTTGAAAAAGCTCGATAACCTGTCTGAAGTAACCCTGTCTGGTACGAGTGTCAGTGCAGAAGATCAGTTTGATCTTATGCAGATCAAAGACCAAACTATCCGTCCGGGTTCAATCAGAACCTTTAAAGGAAAGCCCGAAACCATCTCTTATCAGCAATTACAGGTTTCTGTTGAAAACCCAGAAATAGCTGAGTTAAAAATAGCTTCCTATAACAATGGACTCGAAATTACAGGTAAAAAAATCGGACAGACTAAAGCAACGATTGCTTATGAAAATAGCGGTGTAACTTACAAAAAAGACCTGACTCTGACAGTGACTGATGGGGTAGTCCCCCAGGATTTTAATTATAAAGTGAATAATGATGGTCAGACTTTGACGATTACAGAATATCATGGCCCGGGGGGAATCGTGGTTTTCCCTGATAAAATTGATGGGAAATCAGTCACAGTAATTGATAGTTTAGGCTATAATTTTGATCGAAATATCATTACAGGTATTATTGTTCCAGAAGGAATCAAAGGGATTGGACTCAGCACTTTTTATGGATTTTCCAATTTATCCAGTGTTGAACTGCCATCTACTTTAGAAGGTCAAGTAGGATTTCAAAATTGTGCGCTGACAGATCTTAAGGGATTTGAGAAGTTAAAAAAGGTTACCTCTTTAGAGTTGTCTGGAAATAAGATAACGGATATTTCAGATATACCTAAGGAATCAAAAGATATTTATAGCGTTAATTTATCTGGGAACCCTGTTGAGGATATCACTGCATTGGCGCAGTTTAAAAATTTAAAAATCATTGATTTAAAAGATACTAATATAGCGGAAATATCCGCTTTGAAAGAACTATATAATCTGTTTAACGTTAATTTGACGAATACCCAGGTAAAGGACGTCAGTTTTTTTAAAGAATTTCCTAATCTTTATCAACTGGTGCTGGACGGCACGCTTGTCTCTGATGCTGATCGTTTGAATTTCGTGTCGCTCTCGGATATTTCGGTATTAGAGGGATATCATGCTTATTTAGAAACTTCCGCACCCTCAGGGGTTTTGGAAAGTCAAAAAATGCTTCTTGAAACATCGGATTCTGAGATTGTTCGTATTGAACGGGATGAATATAGCCAAAATTACAAAATGACAGGATTGAAAGCAGGTGAGACAACAGTTGTTTTCCATTATGGAAAGGAACAGGCGGCTCCTTTTAAAGTGATAGTAAAAGGAATCCAGGCAGTCCAGCCAGTAGGAAAACCCATCGGTGAATTGCCAACTGTTATGCCGGAAAGTCGTTTCGCGCTTTATGCGGATGGAAATCTGTGGAATTTTGGTGGGAAAACACCAGAACTGATTCATGATAAGGTAAAAGAGTATGTGCAACCTTATCAGATATTAGGAGAAAAAACCTATAATTACAGTGCGATTTTGGATTTTGATAATAATCTTTTGGTAAGAGATCTATCACAAGCAGAGAATAAGCATCCAAATATCAGCGCCACAGAATACACAAAGACGGTTGAAAACGTCAAGGAATACAGCCGCTTACACGCCCTGAATCATAAAAATGAGCTTTTTAGAATTACAGGTGAAAAAATAAGTGATCAAGTTGATGATTATTATGATATTATCCCAGGCGGATCGGTTGTATTAGGCGTTTGTTATTTAAAAGAAGGCAATCTGTATGAAAAAACGGATGCGGGAGAAAAGGTAGTAGCGTCTGATGTCAAAGCTTTAATAAAGCCGGAAGGATATAGTTTAGGCGGATATGGGATGTATGGATATATTACAGAGGATAATATTTATTATATCTGCCACTGGGAAAAACAGTCTGATAATCTTATGAGCTACGACTATGAGTTAAAAATTGAAAAATGCAGTGAGCAAATTGATGCAGTTTATGATAATTTCTTTATAAATGGCGAGGGAACCAGTTTTGTGGCACCTTATGGAACGAGCTGGTATAAACCGCCAACTGGAGGAACAGTTTTCAAAATCAGTGATCAGAAGATTAAGGTCACCGCGTACCAATTAACAATATCTGGGTCAGGCGACGTGTATGAATGCCATTTTGCGGATGATCGTAATCATTTATGGAAATGGCGCACGGACAATGGAGAGCTCGTTCTAGTTACCGATCAATTTGATACTTTTGTCGATTCTGGCTATAGCTATAAAACTAAAGATGGAAAAGTGTTTACTTTATCTGGCCAGGATGTAACCCCACCGGCCAATGTGCTTTTCCAAGGAAGAAACTTTACTTTAAAAACCGATCATATTGCCTATCGGGGAGATATCGCTGTCTTAGATAAAGTCAGCCAAATGGTTGGCGATAACAAATTTGAGGAAGCCTACGCTATTCGTGAAGACGGCACAATCTGGAGCCTCGAAAATGGACCAAAGCTTTATCTGGACGGCTCTCAAAAAGATGAGGACGTCGCCGTCTGGAACATGACACTCACAGACAAAGCCAGTATACCAAAAGGAGCCCTTCAAAGGTTAGTTCCGGTCTTTGAACCCGCAAACGCAACCAATCAGAAAGTGGACTGGAGCAGCGATAACGAAGCTGTCGCCGCCGTTGATAAAAGTGGTTTCGTGACTGGAATCACCACGGGTACGGCTGTGATCACAGCAAAATCAGAAGACGGTGAAAAAACAGCCTCCTGCCAGGTAACGGTTATCGAAACAGAAAAGCAGACCATTGTACAGGACGATGTTCAAATGGATGTTTTCATTCCACAGGGCGCAGTGCCGGAGGGCTACTCTGTAACGATGGATAATACTAAGATACCTGAAGAAGAGCAAAAAACCATTGAGGAATACTATAAGGATAATTATAAATCCATTGTGAAGTTTATGGATTTGAAAATGGCAGATAAAGACGGCAATACCATCAGCCAGTTTAATGAAGCGCTGACGATACGTATTAAAATTGATCAGAATATTGATAACCTGAAATGCCTGACCATTGTTTATATCATGGATGGAGGCTATCCACAAGTGATACCAACCACGATTACAGAGGATGGTTATGCGGTATTTACAACCGATCATTTTAGTCAATACGCATTGATTGAGACCAAAAACGAAAATTCAACAACGGATGTACAGGAAAATATACCGGTAAATATTTCAGTTGAAAGCGTTGAGTTAGACAAAACAGATGCCGCCTTAAAAATTGGTGAAACCACCATGCTAACAGCTACCATAACCCCAGAAAACGCCACCAACAAAAACGTGAGCTGGACAAGCAGTGACGAAAAAGTAGCGACGGTTAAAGGCGGTGTCGTTACCGCATTAGCCGAAGGAAGAGCAGCGATCACCGTTACTACCGAAGATGGCGAAAAAACAGATGTGTGCAATGTAACAGTCAGCGGAGAAAAACCCGTTACGGTTCCTGTGACAGGCGTAAGCTTAGACATAGGAAAGGCTGCGTTGAAAGTTAATGAAACCACTGCGCTAACAGCCAAAATAACCCCAGAAAACGCCACCAATAAAAACGTCAGCTGGTCAAGTAGTGATGAAAAAGTAGCGGCGGTTAAAGGCGGTGTGGTCACCGCTGTAGGTGAAGGTAAAGCGACGATTATCGTTACCACAGAAGACGGCAATAAAACCGCTGAATGTACCGTAACCGTCACGAAAAAAGAAGAACCAAAACCAACAGACCCAACAACGCCAACGGTGAAACCAGAAGACAATAACCCATCTGGAGGTAATGGCACAAAAACAGACACAACGGTCCAGACAGCGGCCCAAAACAACGGCTCAAATCCGGGTACAGCACTGACAAATCAGGAAAAAACCAGTACGCTGCTGGTAATGTGCACCGTCACAGCGCTCTGCGGGCTGGCCATTTTCAGCATCAAACGCAAACAAACTAAATAA
- a CDS encoding phage antirepressor KilAC domain-containing protein — protein sequence MTTSQKRYAPVCLPQVFGDQSFRTLYDAQDHTVYFVLNDICVLLGHSNARMAAKRHTAPRDVTKRYVLDSNGRYQRTTVVNESGLYALIFGSRLPAARRFKHYVTSQILPSIRKYGAYMDLEVLEQVENDPDACARLLCSLRAALSEKQALEKQLALAGPKILFADAVTGDSRTISMYGMANLLKTAGSQGMSRKALMEKLRQLGYLSVQPGSWNHPTARADGLIELCIRVIWPRDEHGNRLPGRRPMVLHVPRITSAGQVYFMHLFMEKEAAH from the coding sequence ATGACAACGTCACAAAAACGCTACGCGCCGGTCTGCCTGCCCCAGGTCTTTGGCGATCAGAGCTTCCGCACCCTGTACGACGCCCAAGATCACACCGTTTATTTTGTCCTCAATGATATCTGTGTCCTGCTGGGCCATTCCAACGCCCGCATGGCGGCCAAACGCCACACGGCTCCCCGGGATGTCACCAAACGTTACGTCCTGGATTCCAACGGGCGCTACCAGCGCACCACAGTGGTCAACGAGTCGGGCCTCTACGCCCTGATCTTTGGCAGCCGGCTGCCTGCCGCCAGGCGCTTCAAGCACTATGTAACCAGCCAGATTCTGCCGAGCATCCGCAAATACGGCGCGTACATGGATCTGGAGGTGCTGGAGCAGGTGGAAAACGACCCGGACGCCTGTGCAAGACTGCTCTGCTCCCTGCGGGCCGCCCTTTCCGAAAAACAGGCGCTGGAAAAGCAGCTGGCCCTGGCCGGGCCAAAAATCCTCTTTGCCGACGCGGTGACCGGCGACAGCCGCACCATCAGCATGTACGGTATGGCAAACCTTTTAAAAACCGCGGGATCCCAGGGCATGAGCCGCAAAGCGCTCATGGAAAAGCTGCGGCAGCTGGGGTATCTGAGCGTACAGCCCGGCAGCTGGAACCACCCCACGGCCAGGGCAGACGGCCTCATCGAGCTGTGTATCCGGGTGATCTGGCCAAGGGACGAGCATGGCAACCGCCTACCGGGGCGGCGGCCCATGGTGCTCCATGTTCCCAGAATTACCAGTGCGGGCCAGGTTTATTTTATGCATCTGTTTATGGAAAAGGAGGCAGCCCATTAA
- a CDS encoding helix-turn-helix transcriptional regulator, with translation MSVFSERLKELIENNEESVYQLAKKAEVNRTVIHKVLSGERVPKKEFVDKITKAMSLTPFEKKEITELWLQTKLGDKIYYRRKKVKEVIESLSGNPLRNYAYQFEKQRFTKIEPSQQGWRMIQGKENVEKAVLAVLGDSFKHFEEPEISFYLPNGFPYFFELLYNFYIDCEKSVSIRHLVYIEKDSGNNEKACLNNLETLEPLLAFGLNSNKDYEPRYFCGEGDPRVWLELIPNNFIMTNRCVMCFERSLETVIYFDTMETLAHFKKLFNRAFENAPHLLERGKTIPEMYGWSAITEYEYIIEPTPCLAKYFSRDFLNAIIKQELPEREAILKMAADFYGDVNRRGKYPLSIFNITSLGEMLETGIVRSLPHYFVRPFTRNEICAVLEDIRQELLNHSQKYMAINSEAFHVPMDTEIIKTNESEIAIRSFNADGSELTTVFLRENSIVRAFSDFFDYLKTSRYVYSDEELAELIDKAIRRKN, from the coding sequence ATGTCTGTTTTTAGTGAACGATTAAAGGAACTGATCGAAAATAATGAAGAATCGGTTTACCAGCTGGCTAAAAAAGCAGAAGTCAATCGGACGGTAATCCACAAGGTTTTATCTGGGGAAAGAGTGCCGAAAAAAGAATTTGTTGATAAGATTACCAAGGCCATGTCGTTGACTCCCTTTGAGAAAAAGGAGATCACAGAACTATGGCTTCAGACAAAATTAGGCGATAAAATTTATTATCGGCGCAAAAAAGTAAAGGAAGTGATCGAAAGTCTTTCGGGCAATCCCTTAAGAAATTATGCTTACCAATTTGAAAAGCAGAGATTTACAAAGATTGAGCCAAGCCAGCAGGGATGGCGAATGATTCAAGGGAAGGAAAATGTCGAGAAAGCAGTACTGGCAGTTTTGGGGGATTCATTCAAACATTTTGAGGAACCGGAGATCAGCTTCTATCTGCCCAATGGATTTCCGTATTTCTTTGAGCTGCTTTATAATTTTTATATCGACTGTGAAAAAAGCGTTAGTATCAGACATCTTGTGTATATTGAGAAGGACAGCGGTAATAATGAAAAAGCCTGTTTGAATAATCTTGAAACTTTGGAGCCCTTATTAGCATTTGGGCTGAACTCGAATAAAGATTATGAGCCCCGCTATTTTTGTGGTGAAGGAGATCCCAGGGTATGGCTGGAGTTGATTCCGAACAACTTCATAATGACCAACCGCTGTGTCATGTGTTTTGAGCGGTCTTTGGAGACGGTCATTTATTTTGACACAATGGAAACGCTTGCTCATTTTAAAAAGCTCTTTAACAGAGCGTTTGAAAACGCACCTCATCTTCTGGAAAGAGGAAAGACTATTCCGGAGATGTATGGCTGGAGCGCGATTACAGAATATGAGTACATTATCGAGCCGACACCCTGTCTGGCAAAATATTTTAGCAGGGATTTTTTAAATGCGATTATCAAACAGGAGCTGCCAGAAAGAGAGGCGATTCTCAAAATGGCGGCCGATTTTTATGGTGATGTCAACAGGCGTGGTAAATATCCGCTTTCAATTTTTAATATCACCAGTCTTGGAGAGATGCTGGAAACCGGGATCGTTCGGTCATTGCCGCACTATTTTGTAAGGCCCTTTACCAGGAATGAGATATGTGCAGTTTTGGAAGATATCCGACAAGAACTGTTAAACCACAGCCAAAAATATATGGCCATTAATTCAGAAGCTTTTCATGTGCCGATGGACACAGAAATCATCAAAACCAATGAGAGTGAGATTGCCATCCGCAGTTTTAATGCTGACGGCAGCGAACTGACGACCGTTTTTCTTCGTGAAAACAGCATTGTCCGGGCTTTCAGCGATTTTTTCGATTATCTGAAAACCAGCCGGTATGTCTACAGCGATGAGGAATTAGCAGAGCTCATTGATAAAGCCATCCGACGTAAAAATTGA